A region of Lepeophtheirus salmonis chromosome 13, UVic_Lsal_1.4, whole genome shotgun sequence DNA encodes the following proteins:
- the LOC121128146 gene encoding uncharacterized protein — protein sequence MALKQNSLRTQKVFLLFISMLSSSQTQTEENYINTGLNKSNHSIKTLALKKSNRSRVSLTKFFQEPELGETWYSPYGPVPVFPPEQKNGTIYSAQLGSTVLLDCQVTALERDLVSWFRKDTEFTLLTVGFEPHSSENRFVLDFKAPHNYRLRIGNVQWSDSGIYQCQISTHPPQVTWVRLELIRPRVHLLDGDFQPIRDLHYDSGSKIDLICRVLRPPMYRTSVVWTFNPRNEVTNDSSDNYFILNQDTIRGGVKILTGMEEVYLISRLSMVHAKTNDTGNYTCSIDRLPSSRNLQRGLSDTIGVYILRGQNTEAIQFSASIRLESHFICISLMYIIICNNS from the coding sequence ATggctttaaaacaaaattcccTACGTACACAAAAGGTCTTCCTTCTATTCATATCCATGTTGAGTTCTTCGCAAACTCAAACAGAAGAAAACTACATCAACACTGGTCTTAACAAAAGTAATCATTCTATAAAGACTTTAGCTCTGAAGAAAAGCAATCGAAGTCGTGTATCTTTGACAAAGTTTTTTCAAGAGCCAGAATTGGGAGAGACATGGTATAGTCCCTATGGACCTGTTCCAGTTTTCCCACCGgaacaaaaaaatggaacaatatATTCAGCTCAGTTAGGCTCAACTGTACTGTTGGACTGTCAAGTCACAGCCCTTGAGCGAGACTTGGTCTCATGGTTTCGTAAAGACACCGAGTTTACTCTTCTCACAGTTGGGTTTGAGCCCCACTCCTCTGAAAACCGTTTTGTGCTGGACTTTAAAGCTCCACACAATTATCGGCTCCGCATAGGGAATGTCCAATGGTCGGATTCAGGGATATATCAGTGTCAAATCTCAACACATCCTCCTCAAGTTACTTGGGTTCGATTAGAGCTCATTCGTCCACGTGTACATCTTTTAGATGGAGATTTTCAACCTATTCGAGACCTTCATTACGACTCTGGATCAAAAATAGATCTCATATGCCGAGTTTTGCGACCTCCAATGTATCGAACGAGCGTAGTTTGGACTTTTAATCCTCGAAACGAAGTCACAAATGATTCAAGTGATAACTATTTCATACTCAATCAAGATACAATTCGAGGTGGAGTTAAAATACTCACGGGTATGGAAGAAGTATATCTGATTAGCCGATTGAGCATGGTTCATGCCAAGACAAACGATACAGGGAACTACACATGCAGCATAGATCGGCTTCCTTCTTCAAGAAATCTCCAAAGAGGATTAAGTGACACAATAGGTGTATATATACTAAGAGGACAAAACACAGAGGCTATTCAGTTTTCAGCCTCTATAAGACTTGAATCccattttatttgtattagcctaatgtatattataatttgtaacaaTAGTTAA